One stretch of Burkholderia pyrrocinia DNA includes these proteins:
- a CDS encoding methyl-accepting chemotaxis protein — protein MIPIAAALAGGFVVAVAAAIAFRVTRKRLVAAMERDAHALRGALDAATARAAEAASAHAEAADAWAQREAQLEDALAREASAAGTQRDALQALSADRAALAQHAMKIADEAARLRGLAGTFERWHEQMISLTTQNQDMRAKNQELSAIVAHVSIVSLNASIEAARAGTAGRGFSIVASEVRGLAARSQQLSNSYRDSLNRNDLVTAATFQDIQAGGKMITAALATVETLAGQLHARIEGAAA, from the coding sequence ATGATCCCGATTGCCGCCGCGCTGGCTGGCGGCTTCGTCGTCGCGGTGGCGGCGGCGATCGCGTTTCGCGTGACGCGCAAGCGGCTCGTCGCGGCGATGGAACGCGACGCGCATGCGTTGCGCGGCGCGCTCGATGCCGCCACTGCGAGGGCGGCAGAAGCGGCGTCGGCACATGCCGAGGCCGCCGACGCATGGGCGCAACGCGAGGCGCAGCTCGAGGATGCGCTGGCGCGCGAGGCATCCGCGGCCGGTACGCAGCGCGACGCGCTGCAGGCGCTGTCGGCCGACCGCGCCGCGCTCGCGCAGCATGCGATGAAGATCGCCGACGAAGCCGCGCGCCTGCGCGGGCTCGCCGGCACGTTCGAGCGCTGGCACGAGCAGATGATCTCGCTGACCACGCAGAACCAGGACATGCGCGCGAAGAACCAGGAGCTGTCGGCGATCGTCGCGCACGTGTCGATCGTGTCGCTGAACGCGTCGATCGAGGCCGCGCGCGCCGGCACGGCCGGGCGCGGCTTCTCGATCGTCGCAAGCGAGGTGCGCGGGCTGGCCGCACGCTCGCAGCAGCTGTCGAACAGCTATCGCGACAGCCTGAACCGCAACGATCTCGTGACGGCCGCGACGTTCCAGGACATCCAGGCCGGCGGCAAGATGATCACGGCCGCGCTCGCGACCGTCGAGACGCTGGCCGGGCAGCTGCACGCGCGGATCGAAGGAGCGGCGGCGTGA
- a CDS encoding chemotaxis protein CheX — MTEDQPVSKVLVLDDSRTHADAIKRFCDEHNLVGLTVRRSRLLKVLRSNIDLGAILLAEDYGGSPVESAIIATQIDALRPELPIILRRESLASRDGLPDALARVACAAYAADDMTPLKRAIDEYLFGRDYPNALVRGISEITEARIDSLFPGMTIEHETPCIVRDQIIFGEVFSLIALESAWCRGYMLLQTSEQPLLDMIGGTRGDGRAPDFRDVNSVLGELTNLVWGAFKNRYLGDAEALARHPVQVPLVVNHKQKFISFGGDCPQLCFKYRMTDPASGRFVCLDQRFVFSLSWSPEDFRESMQDVGPMVESGELELF; from the coding sequence ATGACCGAAGACCAACCCGTCAGCAAGGTGCTCGTGCTCGACGACAGCCGCACGCACGCCGATGCGATCAAGCGTTTCTGCGACGAGCACAACCTGGTCGGCCTGACCGTGCGGCGCAGCCGGCTGCTGAAGGTGCTGCGCTCGAACATCGATCTCGGCGCGATCCTGCTCGCCGAGGATTACGGCGGCTCGCCGGTCGAGAGCGCGATCATCGCGACGCAGATCGACGCGCTGCGGCCCGAGCTGCCGATCATCCTGCGCCGCGAATCGCTCGCTTCGCGCGACGGGCTGCCCGACGCGCTCGCGCGGGTGGCATGCGCGGCCTACGCCGCGGACGACATGACGCCGCTCAAGCGCGCGATCGACGAATACCTGTTCGGCCGCGACTATCCGAACGCGCTCGTGCGCGGTATCTCGGAGATCACCGAGGCGCGCATCGACAGCCTGTTCCCGGGCATGACGATCGAGCACGAGACGCCGTGCATCGTCCGCGACCAGATCATCTTCGGCGAGGTGTTCAGCCTGATCGCGCTCGAAAGCGCGTGGTGCCGCGGCTACATGCTGCTGCAGACGAGCGAGCAGCCGCTGCTCGACATGATCGGCGGCACGCGTGGCGACGGCCGCGCGCCGGATTTCCGCGACGTGAACAGCGTGCTCGGCGAGCTGACCAACCTCGTATGGGGCGCGTTCAAGAACCGCTATCTCGGCGATGCCGAGGCGCTCGCGCGCCATCCGGTGCAGGTGCCGCTCGTCGTCAATCACAAGCAGAAGTTCATTTCGTTCGGCGGCGACTGTCCGCAGCTCTGCTTCAAGTACCGGATGACCGATCCGGCATCGGGGCGCTTCGTCTGTCTCGACCAGCGTTTCGTGTTCAGCCTGAGCTGGTCGCCGGAGGATTTCCGCGAATCGATGCAGGACGTGGGGCCGATGGTCGAATCGGGTGAACTCGAACTGTTTTGA
- a CDS encoding response regulator, whose product MAKILVVDDSGTVRDEVAGFLRNHGLDVATAVDGKDGLAKLKATPGVRLVISDVNMPNMDGLTMVEKIRGELANTAVNIVMLTTESSPAMKERGKAAGVKGWIVKPFKGDAVLDALKKLAG is encoded by the coding sequence ATGGCAAAGATTCTGGTGGTCGACGATTCGGGCACGGTGCGCGACGAGGTCGCGGGCTTCCTGCGCAATCACGGGCTCGACGTCGCGACGGCCGTCGACGGCAAGGACGGGCTCGCGAAGCTCAAGGCGACGCCCGGCGTGCGCCTCGTGATCAGCGACGTGAACATGCCGAACATGGATGGCCTGACGATGGTCGAGAAAATCCGCGGCGAACTGGCGAACACGGCCGTCAACATCGTGATGCTGACGACCGAAAGCAGCCCGGCGATGAAGGAGCGCGGCAAGGCGGCCGGCGTGAAGGGCTGGATCGTGAAGCCGTTCAAGGGCGACGCGGTGCTCGACGCGCTGAAGAAGCTCGCGGGCTGA
- a CDS encoding DUF3592 domain-containing protein — translation MVPASSHATAQHTERLIVKGVFFTVVGACMLIGVVMYAQSTREFLRTSVVVPGHVVRLNAGPHHPEIAFTTLAGEHVEYPQGGDVSVKDGATVEVRYAPEAPAMTARMNTFGAIWGDVLTFGVMGAVFFLAGIGHLWSGVRAWHSGRTRA, via the coding sequence ATGGTGCCAGCATCGTCTCACGCGACCGCACAGCACACGGAGAGGCTGATCGTGAAGGGCGTCTTTTTTACCGTGGTGGGCGCGTGCATGCTGATCGGCGTCGTCATGTATGCGCAATCGACGCGCGAGTTCCTGCGGACGTCGGTCGTCGTGCCGGGCCACGTCGTGAGGCTGAACGCGGGCCCGCATCATCCGGAGATCGCGTTCACGACGCTCGCGGGCGAGCATGTCGAATACCCGCAGGGCGGCGACGTCAGCGTGAAGGACGGCGCGACGGTCGAGGTGCGCTACGCGCCGGAGGCGCCCGCGATGACCGCGCGAATGAATACGTTCGGCGCGATCTGGGGCGACGTGCTGACCTTTGGTGTCATGGGCGCGGTCTTTTTCCTGGCCGGTATCGGGCACCTTTGGTCGGGCGTGCGCGCATGGCACAGCGGGCGCACGCGCGCTTGA
- a CDS encoding enoyl-CoA hydratase, producing MEPDQETAEPILLREVRDGVVTLRLNRPQQFNALSEAMLASLHDAFGVLAADPHVRCVVLAAQGKAFCAGHDLRQMRGKPELDYYRALFAQCSRVMLAMRALPVPVIARVQGIATAAGCQLVAACDLAIAADTARFAVSGINVGLFCSTPAVALSRNVTAKRAFDMLVTGRFVDAATAAAWGLVNEAVPEDALDAAVARKVAEIVAKSPAAVRHGKQMFYRQRELPLDEAYAYAGDVMARNMMEEDAGEGIDAFLEKRKPTWRS from the coding sequence ATGGAACCCGATCAAGAGACTGCCGAGCCGATCCTGTTGCGCGAGGTGCGCGACGGCGTCGTCACGCTGCGGCTGAACCGGCCGCAGCAGTTCAACGCGTTGTCCGAAGCGATGCTCGCGAGCCTGCACGACGCGTTCGGTGTGCTGGCGGCCGATCCGCACGTGCGCTGCGTCGTGCTGGCCGCGCAAGGCAAGGCGTTCTGCGCGGGCCACGACCTGCGGCAGATGCGCGGCAAGCCGGAACTCGACTACTACCGCGCGCTGTTCGCGCAGTGCAGCCGCGTGATGCTCGCGATGCGCGCGTTGCCGGTGCCGGTGATCGCGCGCGTGCAGGGCATCGCGACGGCGGCCGGCTGCCAGCTCGTCGCCGCGTGCGATCTGGCGATCGCGGCCGACACCGCGCGTTTCGCGGTATCGGGCATCAACGTCGGGCTGTTCTGTTCGACGCCGGCCGTCGCGCTGAGCCGCAACGTCACGGCGAAGCGCGCGTTCGACATGCTCGTGACCGGGCGCTTCGTCGATGCGGCGACGGCCGCCGCGTGGGGGCTCGTCAACGAGGCCGTGCCCGAGGACGCGCTCGATGCGGCCGTCGCGCGCAAGGTCGCGGAGATCGTCGCGAAGAGCCCGGCCGCGGTGCGCCACGGCAAGCAGATGTTCTACCGCCAGCGCGAGTTGCCGCTCGATGAAGCGTATGCGTATGCGGGCGACGTGATGGCCCGCAACATGATGGAAGAGGATGCGGGCGAAGGGATCGACGCGTTCCTCGAGAAGCGGAAGCCGACGTGGCGTTCGTAG